In Brassica napus cultivar Da-Ae unplaced genomic scaffold, Da-Ae ScsIHWf_528;HRSCAF=793, whole genome shotgun sequence, the following are encoded in one genomic region:
- the LOC111204773 gene encoding protein CYPRO4-like: MGTSQSREDRISDSDTESDSDYYEEEDDDQKQGSSSASGSKPSSDSTSTHEIEKKLNALKLKYPSSSSPTPKIKNAVKLYRHIGGNTPKAKWITAEKLTSYKFVKTSSLEGEDVNDYDDGEESNEKGESFWFLGVGGSKVKARVSSDMQLKMFADQRRVDFVSNGVWALKFLTDEEYRRFVTRFQDYLFENVFMVKASEESKMKVYGKDFIGWANPEAADDSMWEDAEGPPEEEEEVDEKDRDLTEEFEEVANGGVQSLALGALENSFLVNDSGVQVYRNMDRGIHGKGVCVRFDGGRAGSSSQTTTPNKALLMRAETNMMLMSPAKQGKLNTSGVKQLDIESGKIVTEWKFEKDGTEITMRDITNDTKGSQLDPSESTFLGLDDNRLCQWDMRDKRGIVQNIDSPVLEWTQGHQFSRGTNFQCFASTGDGSIVVGSRDGKIRLYSKTSMRMAKTAFPGLGSPVTHVDVSYDGKWILGTTDTYLVLICTLFTDKDGRTKTGFSGRMGNKIPAPRLLKLTPLDSHLAGKDNKFHGALFSWVTESGKQERHIVATVGKFSVIWDLERVKNSAHECYRNQQGLKSCYCYKILLKDESIVESRFMHDRFSFSGNKSPEAPLVVATPQKVSSISLSGRRL, from the exons TACGGAATCCGATTCGGACTActacgaagaagaagacgatgatcAGAAGCAAGGATCTTCATCCGCCTCTGGTTCGAAACCCTCTTCTGATTCAACATCGACTCACGAAATCGAGAAGAAGCTTAACGCCTTGAAGCTGAAATacccatcatcatcatccccaACCCCCAAGATCAAAAACGCGGTGAAGCTTTACCGCCACATCGGTGGAAACACGCCCAAGGCGAAATGGATCACCGCGGAGAAACTCACATCCTACAAATTCGTCAAAACGTCGTCGTTAGAAGGAGAGGACGTTAATGATTACGACGACGGTGAAGAGTCAAACGAGAAAGGTGAGTCCTTTTGGTTTCTCGGCGTTGGTGGTTCCAAGGTCAAAGCTAGGGTTTCGAGTGATATGCAGTTGAAGATGTTTGCGGATCAGCGTAGAGTTGATTTCGTGAGTAACGGTGTCTGGGCTTTGAAGTTCTTGACGGATGAGGAGTATAGAAGGTTCGTTACTAGGTTCCAGGACTATCTCTTTGAGAATGTGTTTATGGTTAAAGCCTCTGAGGAGAGTAAGATGAAAGTTTACGGGAAAGATTTCATCGGTTGGGCTAATCCCGAAGCTGCTGATGATTCTATGTGGGAGGATGCTGAAGGTCCAccagaggaggaggaagaggttGATGAGAAAGATAGGGACTTGACGGAGGAGTTTGAAGAGGTGGCTAACGGTGGAGTCCAGAGTTTAGCTTTAGGTGCGTTGGAGAATTCGTTTCTTGTGAATGATTCAGGTGTTCAGGTTTATAGGAACATGGACCGTGGGATTCACGGGAAAGGTGTGTGCGTTAGGTTTGATGGTGGAAGAGCTGGTTCGTCGAGCCAGACGACGACGCCGAACAAGGCGCTTTTGATGAGGGCGGAGACTAATATGATGCTGATGAGTCCTGCTAAGCAAGGGAAGCTGAACACGAGCGGTGTTAAGCAGCTTGATATCGAGTCGGGGAAGATTGTTACTGAATGGAAGTTTGAGAAAGACGGGACTGAGATCACTATGAGAGACATAACGAATGATACTAAAGGCTCGCAGCTGGATCCGTCAGAGTCCACGTTTTTGGGGTTGGATGATAATAGGTTGTGTCAGTGGGACATGAGGGACAAGAGAGGTATAGTGCAGAACATCGACTCGCCCGTCTTGGAGTGGACTCAAGGGCATCAGTTTTCTAGAGGGACTAACTTCCAGTGCTTTGCTAGTACTGGAGATGGGTCGATCGTTGTGGGATCGCGTGATGGGAAGATAAGGCTGTACTCGAAGACATCAATGAGAATGGCTAAGACTGCTTTCCCAGGGCTTGGTTCGCCGGTGACACATGTGGACGTGTCTTATGATGGGAAATGGATCTTGGGGACAACTGATACGTACTTGGTTCTTATATGCACCCTTTTCACTGACAAAGATGGTCGGACCAAAACAGGTTTTAGCGGAAGGATGGGGAACAAGATACCAGCGCCGAGGCTGCTGAAGCTAACACCATTAGATTCACACTTGGCAGGAAAAGATAATAAGTTTCACGGCGCGCTTTTCTCATGG GTAACGGAGAGCGGGAAGCAAGAGAGGCACATCGTAGCAACAGTGGGGAAGTTCAGTGTGATATGGGACTTGGAACGGGTGAAGAACAGTGCGCACGAGTGCTATAGGAACCAGCAAGGGCTCAAGAGCTGTTACTGCTACAAGATCTTGTTGAAGGATGAGTCCATCGTGGAGAGCCGTTTCATGCACGATAGATTCTCTTTCTCTGGTAACAAATCTCCAGAAGCTCCACTTGTGGTTGCCACTCCTCAGAAAGTCAGCTCCATTAGCCTCTCTGGGAGACGATTGTGA